A single window of Brevundimonas naejangsanensis DNA harbors:
- a CDS encoding YczE/YyaS/YitT family protein: MFMRRFIQLQFGLCLYGVAAAMMVRANLGLDPWNVFHQGLSLRTGMSLGTASILMGVVVMLTWIPLRQKPGIGTLFNIFVIGLSMDAALAVMPEMTTLPLRLAFMAGGVVLTAVGAAAYIGAGMGTGPRDGLMVGLNQRLGWSIRVSRMLIELSVLAGGWLLGGSVGVGTIVFAVGIGPLIQIFLPWFQSLAREGAPARASA; this comes from the coding sequence ATGTTCATGCGCCGCTTCATCCAGCTTCAATTCGGCCTGTGCCTGTATGGTGTCGCCGCCGCCATGATGGTGCGGGCCAACCTGGGCTTGGATCCGTGGAACGTCTTCCATCAGGGTCTGTCGTTGCGCACAGGCATGAGCCTGGGGACCGCCTCCATCCTGATGGGGGTGGTGGTGATGCTGACGTGGATTCCCCTGCGGCAGAAGCCGGGGATCGGCACCCTGTTCAACATCTTCGTCATCGGCCTGTCGATGGACGCGGCTCTCGCGGTCATGCCTGAGATGACGACCCTGCCGCTGCGGCTGGCCTTCATGGCGGGGGGCGTCGTGCTGACGGCGGTGGGCGCGGCGGCCTATATCGGGGCGGGCATGGGGACGGGGCCGCGCGACGGCCTGATGGTCGGGCTGAACCAGCGGCTGGGGTGGTCGATCCGCGTGTCGCGGATGCTGATCGAGCTCAGCGTCCTGGCCGGCGGCTGGCTGCTAGGCGGCTCGGTCGGCGTCGGCACCATCGTCTTCGCCGTGGGCATCGGCCCGCTGATCCAGATCTTCCTGCCGTGGTTCCAGAGTTTGGCGCGGGAAGGCGCGCCCGCCCGCGCCAGCGCGTAA